AACTTTAGCCTAATTAGCAGTGGAACAAAGAGATCGAAAACAAAAGCTTAAAAACCTGTGCCAACGATCCAGTTTGAATATAATTACATTATTTTATTAACAAAACTTAccgaaaaagtgaaaaaaaagcCATACTGCCAACAAATTCATCCATAACCCTGAAAAGAAACGCTGGATAACAACAACTTATGAACAAGTTTTGCTACTATCGACAACACACAAAGTTTTCTCGAcacaaactcttttctttttcctttgggAATTAAGTGTTTTTAACACATCACATCCTTGAGAAGCTTGTACCTGCGTGTCGTAGGCCTTGGAGAGGGCGTCCCACTGCTCTTTCCTTTCTGATGATCACCACTTTCGTCTCGATCCTGTAGCTTGATTTTGTCACCCGAATACTCGGATCGGTTTATAATTCCACTCTCGTTTCCAGTTGTTGGTTTCTTTGAAGACCTTCCTTGCCTCGAGTTCTTTGCTTCGCTTTGGCACCAATCACACAGTTCAATTGGTTCAGCGAACTCGCTGTAGTAATTACTGCAATACCTGCAGCCAGCATCAAGAGCTTGTTTAACTTTCGACccataaaatataaatagaatttgaaaaaaaaaaaagtacataTGGCTATGATGAaaacattaatatattttatatatgctTTAAGAAGGAAAATATGATAACCCCTATGATTTCCATTCCGTCTAATACGAAACCATTACGTTTGGTGGTGGTTGTTGGGTGGTGCTTGGTGGAGATGGGTGTTATCTAACTGTGATGATGAACGATAAAATGAATTAAGGGTATCTAACTATCTATCAAcccatgatgatgatgatgatggtgatgattagatatatgcatatatacacaTGAAGATGGATGGACTATGATGATGGGGAACAGaggaaaaaaaacaaagaaatccATACGAGTGTTGAAAGCGGTGGCGGCATTTGTTGCAGCGGAAGAGTTTGTCAGGAAAACCAACGTCGCCGCACATGCAGCAAACAGTTTGAAGATCCACCATTGTTGAtggtgaaaaaaaaaaactaagagaATATAAAGAGGAGGAAGAAGATTTGGTGAAAGagagtaaaagaaaaaaaaaaaacaaagaacaaGAGATAAATACGAGAGAACCATATGATCTATATATAAAGAAAAGAGTGATGGCCATAGAGTCGGTGTATATCGAAAAAAAGTAATATATATTCACAGGTAGACCACAAGTTGCTTGCAGTCGTTTTCAGTTAGAGAGAGATGTTAACCTTAAAATTGATGTCTAAAAATGACTGTTATGTCCTGGGCTGGGCTTTAAAccttttaatctattttttttaaaaatttccatcTTTTGTCCTCTTCCGGTTCTGTGCCTCCTTTTACTCCGCGCACCTCTTCTCTCCGGTCTCCCCACCATTATGACAAAATTTTGTGTTTATAGAATTTATAACTAAATTaccctaattttatttttattattgtctTTTATCTTCTGTCTTGTTCCACATAAATGAATTGGGTTTATGTTTACGGCATCCTATACAGTTAACTTATATTCTTTATAGTCTACGTATTTTATTTCGAAAATATATAGCTTGAGTTTTAAGATATATAATGTAATCGATAAAATAACCTACACAACAGGAACTATTATTAATTCACctctaaaattatatttatataacttgttttataataatttattatcaTTTAACTCGTTGACTCCATATAAtatcaaatataaataaatttaagattTATACATTGTCAATGTATAATCATATGAAGTATCAATGAGTTATTAataacaattttttaaaattaagttaaaTGGTCGATTGAATCTTAATTTGATTGGCGTAGATTTTGTTGTCAATGTAAGAAGACGCAAATTTGAGTGCGTTGAaacgtattatcctcctatttatgagttggagAGATTATGGATAGTTCTAAGAATTGTGTTAAAAAGAACAGATACGATCTAAATCTATGATGAGGTTTATCACTAGAGTAAGAGAATGTGAGTTTAAACATCTTAAAACGTGTTTATCCTTTTATCTaaagatgaaaaaaaattatagataattttAAACAATTGTATAAAAAAACTATTCTGATAAGTTTTTCCTCAATTCTAATTTAGGTTAATACATATAAAAGATGTTAATGGCAGTGTTGTGTTAAACCTATCCCGTAAAGGCTTAAACTTTTTTGCTCAAACAAAAGGGGGTTTTGAAAATTAGAAGGAAGGGAAAATCAATATGAACAGTGTTCTTGGACGGTAGATTcattttttacttaattatttgcattttttattaaaaagaaaataaggggtAAAAACTCCAAGTTTTGACTAAGTGGACTATGTCATGCGTGGGCACGTTAAGAGACTGGGTTGGCATTTTCGCATATGTTGGAAATAGTGAAAGGGAATGGGAAAATTGGTGATAAAGTACAAAAACTATTGAGTTTCATTTTTAGGCAGAAATTCCATGCAAACTTTCACCTCCAGAATTTGTTTGATTTTTCTGACTCCTCTTTCCGTAGCCTCCCCAAATAATTGGCTAtcgtttgtaaaaaagaaaatatGATATTTCCAGTTTTTGTGGGTAAGTCCTAGCCCCTTTTATCAATCCCTTTCTAATTGCTAATCTTATTAACGATGACAGTTTCTCGCTGCAGATTAGAAATAAATAGGTATTGAGTGGATCGCATTGTTCTGATCCTCTTTCTGGTATAATATGATTTCCTAGTTCCCTATTTAGTATAATTGAGTATGACACTGAACTTATATAGTGCATTTTTATATCTACCTAAGCCATATCAAACCCATCTTTATCATCATTTGCCTTAGGAAATCCCATTGCACCCTATTATATGCCTTATTCGTATCTAGTTTTAGTGAAAATAGACCATTTATGCTCGATCTTTCTGCTTGAAAAATTGCAATATTTCATAGGGTAGTAGGAATAATCCGTGATTAATCGACCCGAAACAAGCGTGCTTTGTGCTTCATACACTTGTTTAACACTTTTTGAAACCAGTTAGATAAtgtttttgatataattttgTACAACTCTAAGCACAAGCTTATGGGTTGAAACTGCTTTAGATCATTTGGCTTAGCAATTTTTGGAATGAAGACTATATGGGTAAGATTAATACTTGATAAGTGctaaagtaacatgttttaacttCATTCTTAACGCATATTTGGGTGATTATCcgatgttaattgtgaattttatacttctaatcctttaaattcatgttttaatgcttaataGAGCACTTGGAAGCAAAAGGAGCAAAAAATGAGCAAAAACCAGAGCGTCGGAGCAAGTTGAAGGAGCCACATAGGTTACACCttttcacacagccatgtgacccgTATGAGCTTGTTGTAGGCCATTTTGATTTCACGGGATTGTGCACTGAACAATGAAAAAtcacaatttttaggtttttcgggcATTCTAAGATGCATATATGACAAACATAAGAAGATATGAGAGAATCGTTAGAGAATACTCAAGAAAATAActcaaaaaacaccattgaagttgACTTTGAAGTAGATTTtcgtcaagattgaagattcgCTGTTGATTTCTTAAGAAGTTCTTATGAGTCTCTTTATTTCTTTTGGTTATATTGTACCATTGACTTTTCTCTTTTCGAGTATGagctaattttctaaatacctaggggagatgaaccctacGATGAATTCAgtcgtttgatttttattttacacaataaatacttagtttcttattctcaattatgtgtgcttaattcttggtttgatatttctaAAGTATTAATCCATGTTCGATGTACTTAAATCAGTAGTTGAATTGACATTGTTTAAGATTAGATCTTGTGTACTTGAATGGAGTTgtatgcaatcttagaaatatGACGACATAAATCTAACGGATTAGagccaaatctaataggggaaccTGTAGTATGAGTTAAtacgataataggggttttaattagaaaaaaattcaattaatcaaactagagttagttgctcttatgctcaaaagagatattagcataatttagggatttataCGGATCAATGTGCTAAATAAAGAAATTACGTAATTTAAATTGATAGTGACAGATGAAATCTAGGCGGATTCTTCCCTAAGTATTTTTTCGTTTCTTGGTTGTTATTCGATTATTTTCGTGATTCGTTATTTGTTGCGTTCGTTagattattaaattagttaattttagttttaatcgatcatttgaattattcgattaaataatagaaagacaataattactagtacttttagtccttgtgggaACAATATCTTTGCTCACCgtaactatactattaattgataggtgcacttgccttagtcaaatttttagttagttccaTGAACATCAATACCTGATAGAGTAGCCCTTCCATTTAGTACCTCCAGACATAACGATCCCACATCTTGTCCAACAATATGTTAATACATTTTGAAAAAATAAGGCCGATTAACCATCTGGACCAGGAGTTTTTGTAGGACTCATATCCTTTAGAGCAATCATGATTTCTTCCCCTGAGTAAACGATTATTAATGATCTATTCATCTTATTCGTGATGCATTGCTGAACTCCCTTTATGATTTGTATTCCTTATTCCTTGAGAAGAGACAAATGTTTCAAAATACTCATTTGCTATGGACACCATGCCTTGATGATTCGTCACCCCTTGCCTATCTCCTCTTTCATTTAAAAAACAATCTAATGTGGATGTATACTAATTGGCACGTTTTCAGTCAACTTTAAATAGcacaattatttttgtttttctaggttttttttttttgtgagtcTTGCAAAAGTTTTTGGTAGCAACGAGGTTATCACATAGATCTCACAATGGAGAATGAACTGGCGAGATTGAATATTTTAGATGGTGAAGAGGAGGCTTGGCAATTATACAAGGGATTAGAGACACATAAGATGACGTCTGATCTATATTTGGTTGGTTGTTTCCTTACGACAAGTGTAGTGCACTTTTTGTCAATGCGAAATTCTTTGGCTAATCTATGTCATCCACTGGTAGATGTATAGATCTCAGATCTAGGAGAAAAAAATGTTTTTGTTTAGGTTTTTTCACTAGTTAGATATTAACAAAGAGGTAAAAAGGGCACTATGGGCGTTCAACAATCATCTATTAGTGTTCCACAGACTGCAAATAATGAGAATCCAATGTAAGTGGCGTTAACCCACCCTTTTTTTTGGGTTCAAGTCCATAATCTTCCGTCGGGTTTTTTCTCGAAAGTATTGCCAAACAGTTCAGGGATTTTATTGGTTCATTTGTAGAACATGATGCAAAACCAAATAGTAACGGGTACAAGAACTTTCTGCGAATGAAGGTAAAGCTCGATGTGAGATCTTTGTTGAAATGCCGAAAAAAGATCAAGATCTCCCCTTCAATTCACACTTATGCAAAGTTTCAATATGAAAAACTAACTTTAATTTGCTTTCTGTGTAGTTGCTTAGGTCATGGAGATAACTTTTGTCTAATATAACTAAGGAGGGATTTTCAGGAAGCAAAAATGGGTTGGGACATCACGTTATGAGCGCCGATAAGGAGGTTGCCACAGAGAGGAGTGCCTGGTTACTTAAGGCAAGAgtcataattaaaatttaaaaattaaaatataaataaagaaataaaaaattaatttaaatattagaagACATAATGACTTATTTCACCATTCacttataaaaaaatcattttaacattatatttaaatttttaccttttaatctttaaatttatattttaattaaaacacTCCAAAATGAAAATTAGGCAAGTTTAATTAGATGATTTTGTCGGTATTTCCCCCCTAACTAACTCGATTTTcagtattaaaaaataattaatttctttTCGTTGAAGATTTTGCCATCCATTTATTTAGCTAAGCAAGGCTTCTGAGTTGTCATTAATCATTTATGCATGAATGAGTATCTAAAGTGAAGCCTAAAGCTGATTCATCTCCATACTGTTAAACCAATAGTTGAATATATACACTTCACACGCCAACCATCAAAagcattttatttcttttgacaAGTGGTAACTAATATCagattcattttttattattctaATTGGAATTTGCTAAAATGTGGAACAATATGATTTCTTGTCCAACATAGTTGTGAGGGCCGTAGGGGCATCACTAAATTAGATATAGATTATGTCGACTGTCGAGTGGTTTAAACTTTAAAGACGTAGCCATGATGCATTAGTTCTGTATCAGATAGGAAAGAATAAAAGTTCGGACATATGATAAGATAtgctataaattttttaaatatgtgTTTTCAAAACAAAGTAATGATTTTCGTTTCATGACAAGGAATTGATtaaaaacaaacacaaattttaatttCTAAAGGAATTGCTTCAATCCTTGTCATCGTCACATGGATTGATGTAAAATTCGAATCTAACTTAATTTTTGTGGTTAGACTACTCTCGGATTTTGATGATGTAATTATTAAGGATTAATACCTCTTTTAGCCCTTGTACTATAGTTAAATTATCACCTTGGTACTTGTACTATTTTTTTTCTATCTGTTTAACCTTTATATTTTCAAACAGTAGGCCCCATTATTCACCTATATATTTTCCATTAAAAAAAGTTATATCAGGCAATGATATGCTTAGAGTTGTTCATGAGTTAGCTGAGTTTGGACCCTAACAAAATTTTAAGGCCGATTGATAGGCTCGGGCCCAACTCGAAAAATGGGATTAAATTTTTGTTCAAGTTCAACTCGGCCTgtctatattaattttttaatttttttaattttttgtacaaaaattaaacaatatatataatacaccAAATATactgaaaatattaaataaaatttttccaataaattgaaaataaattaaaaaagtgtttatacttaaataatactaagatagGTGCAACTTAATAACCAAACACctttaaaatagtaacaaaattaacaataaaacattaTACAATTTCTAAATattaataacaaaatagtaacaacatAATAGTGAATGGTAGCAAAACAATCGCAAAAAGTTGGA
Above is a genomic segment from Gossypium arboreum isolate Shixiya-1 chromosome 8, ASM2569848v2, whole genome shotgun sequence containing:
- the LOC108456048 gene encoding uncharacterized protein LOC108456048, which produces MAITLFFIYRSYGSLVFISCSLFFFFLLLSFTKSSSSSLYSLSFFFSPSTMVDLQTVCCMCGDVGFPDKLFRCNKCRHRFQHSYCSNYYSEFAEPIELCDWCQSEAKNSRQGRSSKKPTTGNESGIINRSEYSGDKIKLQDRDESGDHQKGKSSGTPSPRPTTRRYKLLKDVMC